The stretch of DNA TGAGGAGCAGAAGGATGACGATGGCGCCGAGCGGGATCACCGAGAGAAAAATGCTCCGCCAGCCGAAGGCATGGGTCAGCACCCCGCCCAGCACCGGCCCCATGGCGAGGCCGATATAGACCGATGCGACATTGATCCCGAGCACCCGGCCGCGTTCGCCCGGCGGGTACACGGCCGTGAGGGCGGCGACCGCCGTCGAGAAGATCATGGCGCTCCCGATCCCCTGGACCAGGCGGAAAGCGATGAGCATGGAGGTGGAATCGGAGAGGGCGCAGAGCAGCGTCGCTATCGTGAAGATGACAAAGCCGGGGAAGAAGATCCGCCGCATGCCATGGATGTCGGCAAGCCTGCCCATCGGTATCATGAACATCGCCGAGGCGAGGATGAAGGAGGTCGGGATCCAGCCGAGAAGAACGGCATCTGCCCCGAACTCTGACCCGATAGCAGGAAGAGCGATGTTGATGGACGAACTCATAAAGGGGGTGAGGAACGAGGCGAGTGTTGCGATCACCAGGATGCATCGCCGGTCGATAGAGGTGCTTCGGGAACTGAGTGGGACGCTCATATATGGTCTGAGCAGATTTGAGCGGGAGAATATTTAGCCCTCTGCACGGGCCCGCATCCCCACCGCCGCAGCGTAGATGACGAAGATATCCCTGCCGTCCAGGCCCAGGAGGGCGTTGAGGGCGTCGTCGTCGAAGGCCCCGATCGCACAGACGCCGCAATCGACCGCTTCGGCGGCGAGGTAGAGGTTCTGGCAGGCGTGACCGGCGTCGATGAAGATATAGCGGTAGCCGCGCTCGCCGTAGCGCCAGGTCATCCGGTAGCGATCGGCCGCCCAGATGAAGAAGGCGGCTGAGTCGGTGACCATCGGCTGGTTCAGGCAGGCGTCCCTGATCCGCCCGGCCACATTCGCGTGGGCCTGGAGCCGGAAGAGGCGATTGGACAGGGCCGCATAATGGTACAGGCCGGGCTCGACGCCATCGACCCGGTTCACGAGGAGATAGGTCTCAAGGGCGTGGCGGGCGCCGGCCGACGGCACCGACCTGATCGTCCAGTCGTTGCCCACGACCGACTGCACGCCCTGCGAGCACCAGAGCAGATAGGAGAGCGTGGCGAGCGGCATCTTTGTGGTGGCATAGGTCCGCACACTCCGCCGCCGTGCGATCGCATCGGTGAGGTCGATTGCTCCGGGGCAGGCCTCGCCCGGGAGCGGGAGCGGAAGGCCCGCGCCGCTGTCTTCTCTCTCCAGCGGGGGCTGTGCTTTGCCGAGGTACTGGTCAGAGGGGCCGAGGTACGGGAACCTCGTCTTCTCGATGAAATCCTGTCCTGTTCCCATGGATCACCTCCTGCCATATCACCGGCATTAAAGATTGTGCGTACCCCTGAAGAAGACTCATCTGCCGCGGGGTCAAGAGATAGAGGAAGACAACCGTGACGCACTACGATCTGATCATCATCGGGGGCGGGCCGGCCGGGCTGTTCGCCGCCGCACGCGCCGGCGCAGGGGGGGCGCGGGTGCTCGTCCTCGAAAAAATGGCAGAGCCCGGGAGAAAACTGCTCATCACCGGGTCGGGCCAGTGCAACCTCACCCATGCCGGAGATATGCCCGGATTTTTCGGCCATTACGGGAAAGGGGGATCG from Methanofollis liminatans DSM 4140 encodes:
- a CDS encoding SagB/ThcOx family dehydrogenase translates to MGTGQDFIEKTRFPYLGPSDQYLGKAQPPLEREDSGAGLPLPLPGEACPGAIDLTDAIARRRSVRTYATTKMPLATLSYLLWCSQGVQSVVGNDWTIRSVPSAGARHALETYLLVNRVDGVEPGLYHYAALSNRLFRLQAHANVAGRIRDACLNQPMVTDSAAFFIWAADRYRMTWRYGERGYRYIFIDAGHACQNLYLAAEAVDCGVCAIGAFDDDALNALLGLDGRDIFVIYAAAVGMRARAEG